Part of the Paenibacillus sp. YPG26 genome, AAGGCCTGCGGCCTGGATAGCCGCCAGGTCATTCAAGCTGTCACCCACCGCAATCACCTGGGACATATCAAGTCCAAGTAGCTCGCATACAACCTTGAGTCCTGTAGCCTTGTTCACGCCCTGTGGATTAATCTCGTAATTGTACGGGGATGAGTTCGTAATCTCAAGCCCCTCCATCTCTTGAAGTCTCATGAGAATCTTATGGCGCAGCTCCGCATCTTCGGTATGATATCCGAACTTGATCCACTGGTTCGTCTCCAGCAGAGCAGGGTCCCAATTCTTCTCGTTATATGTACCCTCAACAGCGTACGCCCAGAACCAGACGCCATATTCTACAGCGATAGCATGCATCCGGGCGATCAGCTCTTTATCAAACAGCTCTCTGCGGTACAGTTCGTGAGGTGTCTTCCAGACCTCACTCCCGTTAACCGTCACCATTGGCGTCTTCAGCCCAAGCTGGTCCCCGAAAGGCACCGCCTCGTCGAAGGACCGTCCTGTAGATAGACAGACATGAACGCCCGCAGCCGCCGCTTTGCCGATCCATTCCGCTGTTCTTGGTGATATCTCATGATTGTCAGTCAGTAAAGTTCCATCCATATCAAGGGCAAGCAGTTGGTATCTCATCCGTTCATCCTCCATCTTTAATCTGATTCTCTGTATTTACTTACACACATATCTTAGTCATTCTACCACAGGTCCAACTGACCAACAAAGAACTCCACCCACAGACAAATAACCGCGCTTCGGCCTTGATGGCTGAAACTCGGTTATTCGGGAGCTTCGACTATGGTGCCTGGATTCCAGTTCATCCTGCGAGCACAATGATCGCCAGAACACCCAGTGTCATTTTGGCTCGCTGCATCGGGCTCTTCTTCACTTTAATCTCCATGGGTCATCCTCCTTAGTTTATTAATATGTTGAAGGTTAGTAGTATTATTTGCATTCAGCAAATAATGTTTCCTTAATGCAATTCTATGCGAATTAGCGGTGAATAGCAAGTGGAATTCTCCCCATGCCTCGTGATCCCTGAGCCCAATTCTGCGGATATCGATACCATTAACGTAGGCAGGTAAAATACAAAAAAAACGAACCCGGCAGACTATCAAAGTCTTGCCAGGATCGCTTCATATTCCCATCTTATCTGGTGGTTCCGGTCGTTTGGCCGTCTGCATCCGCGGCCTTCTCTTCATTCTTCTTCAACGTCTTCTTAGGAACACCGTCCAGACCATATTCCATGTCATAAGCGTCAAATATCTTGCGGGCAATCGGCGCCGCGCTCTGCGCTCCGAATCCACCCTCAGGAACCACTACCGCTACCGCAAGCTTCGGATTGTTACGCGGTGCGAAGGCGATAAACACCCCGTTATCCACAAGCTTTCCTCCAACACTTTGTGTCGAGGTCCCTGTCTTACGGGCGAAGTCATACGGGAAGTCCTTAAACACGCTGACTTCGGTTGCCATTCCTTTCAGGATTTCATTCCAGTGGGAATTCTTGAATTTCACTTCGTTAAGAACTTTGGGCTCGAATTTCTTCACAATGTTCCCGTCAGCATCCTTGATCATATTGACCAGATGCGGCTCCATTCTCTTCCCGCGGGTAGCCAGCATCGTCGTATACTGGGCGAGCTGCATCGCAGTGTACTTCCCCTGCTGTCCAAAGGAAGAGAAGACAAGACGAGATAACGCGGTCTCTTTCTCGTTCGTATACTCCCGTAACCCGAGATATTCGTTAGGCAGATCCACACCTGTGGATACGCCGAGACCGAACTGCTTCATGTATTCGTCCCACTTATCGATCCCTTTCTCCCCATACTTCTTATAAAGCCTCTCCCCAATCATTTCTACCATAAATGTATTGGAAGAGTGGCGGATCGCATCGGCCGGACTGTTCAAATAACCATATACGTGACCCTGAGAGTTCTGAATTCTTGAGGAGTCATTCTTCCCGAAATAAGCATAACCCTTGTCATAGTAAGGGGTGCTAGTTGTGAATAAGCCCTCCTTCAGGCCGACCAGGACAGACAGCGGCTTGATCGTTGATCCGAGCAGGACAACCGACTCGGGATGTTGCCCCTCCTTTTGGCCTGAACCAAAGGAACGAATCGTCCCGTTCTGATACACATTCTTGATCTTGTCATAGTTGTCACTGGAGATCCCACCGGTGCGCCATACATTAGGATCATAATCCGGCATACTTGCCATGGCGACCACATTGCCTGTGTCCACTTCCATGGCTACCGCGAACCCTGTTTTTGCATACTTGTGATATCTCCCGCTGACCGGATGCGTGTGCAGCCAGCTCAGCTGCTCCATAATCGCCTTCTGGGCAGTCAGCTGTACATCGCTATCGATATTCAGGTAGATGTCATGGCCTTTCTCGGGGGGAGTCACTTCCGCAATTCCACTGGCCATGTTCCGCGGGTCAACCGAGACGCTCTTGAACCCGTTTCTTCCGCGCAGTTCATCCTGATACTGATATTCCAGACCGTCGAAGCCGACATCCTCCGTATCCGTGTACTGCAGTGCCGGATCATCCGCCAGGCCGGTCTTCTGCTTATAGAAATCCAAGCTGGTGGATGCCCCTTTGAATTTCTTGATGTAACCTACAGCCTGAACAGCAAGTCCCTTCACACCGTCATTCGGGTTAGTATAGTAATTGCGGATACTCTCCTCGACCACGTCGATGCCGGGATATTCAGCTTTGTGTTCCATGAAATAAGCGATTTCCTTATTAGAGAGCCCGACCTTCAGTCGCCGGGGGGTGAACCCGCCGCTTAGACGCGACTTGAGATCCATCGCTTCGACAACCTGGTCAACCGTCAGCTTCTCGCCGCCCGGGTCCCCCAGCTCATTGAACCTCTCAACCAGCCTCTCGGCCAGTACCCTTGCGTTCGCTTCATTCTTCCCTGTATATTCCTTCGTGAGTGTCATGTAGAGCGACTGGACGGGCGTGGAGTATGCTAATTTAATATTCTTCCGGTCATAGATCGTACCACGGGTCGGCGGAAGCGGAATATCCTTGACCGCAAGATTGCCTCCCTGCTTGATCAGACTCGGTCCTTCAACAAATTGTAGAATGGCAAGACGAACAATGATCACGGTGAAAATGGCAAATGCGCTGAAAAAGAACAGATTAAGCCGGATATTAAAATGACGCTGCTGCTCCGCTTCCTTCTCCCTCGGATCATCCTGATAATTGTTTTTCATTGGTTCCTCCTACTTCATTCGCAAAGCTTGGTATATTCTGTATTTTATCATATCGGTCCCCAGCCAAGCGAACTTTAAGGAACTCTGCCCTCCTAGATAGCTTGCTCAGCGATATGTGTCTCGTTAAACGCCTTGGGGTTGAACCAGTCTCCGCTTTGTGCCCAGGTTGGGTCAAGCGGGACCCATTTCCCGGATTCACTCAGGTATACTTCATTCCATGCATGGGGGCCATACCCGCCCTGGCCGTTGTAACCAAGTCCCGTAATCACCTTTACCTTAAGCCCTTGTGAACGGGCCATCACCGCATACAGACGCGCATAATCAATACAGACTCCAAGCCGGGTATCGAATGTCATCTGCGGGGTCTGCTCATGCCA contains:
- a CDS encoding Cof-type HAD-IIB family hydrolase; protein product: MEDERMRYQLLALDMDGTLLTDNHEISPRTAEWIGKAAAAGVHVCLSTGRSFDEAVPFGDQLGLKTPMVTVNGSEVWKTPHELYRRELFDKELIARMHAIAVEYGVWFWAYAVEGTYNEKNWDPALLETNQWIKFGYHTEDAELRHKILMRLQEMEGLEITNSSPYNYEINPQGVNKATGLKVVCELLGLDMSQVIAVGDSLNDLAAIQAAGLGVAMGNAQIAVQENADYVTASNNDDGIAEVIQKFILTEE
- a CDS encoding penicillin-binding transpeptidase domain-containing protein is translated as MKNNYQDDPREKEAEQQRHFNIRLNLFFFSAFAIFTVIIVRLAILQFVEGPSLIKQGGNLAVKDIPLPPTRGTIYDRKNIKLAYSTPVQSLYMTLTKEYTGKNEANARVLAERLVERFNELGDPGGEKLTVDQVVEAMDLKSRLSGGFTPRRLKVGLSNKEIAYFMEHKAEYPGIDVVEESIRNYYTNPNDGVKGLAVQAVGYIKKFKGASTSLDFYKQKTGLADDPALQYTDTEDVGFDGLEYQYQDELRGRNGFKSVSVDPRNMASGIAEVTPPEKGHDIYLNIDSDVQLTAQKAIMEQLSWLHTHPVSGRYHKYAKTGFAVAMEVDTGNVVAMASMPDYDPNVWRTGGISSDNYDKIKNVYQNGTIRSFGSGQKEGQHPESVVLLGSTIKPLSVLVGLKEGLFTTSTPYYDKGYAYFGKNDSSRIQNSQGHVYGYLNSPADAIRHSSNTFMVEMIGERLYKKYGEKGIDKWDEYMKQFGLGVSTGVDLPNEYLGLREYTNEKETALSRLVFSSFGQQGKYTAMQLAQYTTMLATRGKRMEPHLVNMIKDADGNIVKKFEPKVLNEVKFKNSHWNEILKGMATEVSVFKDFPYDFARKTGTSTQSVGGKLVDNGVFIAFAPRNNPKLAVAVVVPEGGFGAQSAAPIARKIFDAYDMEYGLDGVPKKTLKKNEEKAADADGQTTGTTR